From Salvia splendens isolate huo1 chromosome 3, SspV2, whole genome shotgun sequence, a single genomic window includes:
- the LOC121794719 gene encoding carbonic anhydrase 2-like: protein MALEVYEEAIAGLKKLLSENGELEGAAAAKVKKLMTELSGAAASKAGFDPVARIQAGFEHFKKENYEKNPALYEELSKTQSPKFLVFACSDSRVCPSHILNFQPGEAFMVRNIASMVPPYDQKKYSGMGAAIEYAVIHLKVENILVIGHSCCGGIKGLMSIPDDGTMQSDFIEEWVNICKVAKAKVRTECKDLDFGEQCTHLEKEAVNVSLGNLLTYPFVREGVVKKTLSLMGGHYDFVNCAFELWNLDFNLSPSLSL from the exons ATGGCTTTGGAGGTATACGAGGAAGCCATCGCAGGACTTAAGAAGCTTCTGAG TGAGAACGGCGAATTGGAAGGTGCAGCAGCGGCCAAGGTTAAGAAGCTGATGACGGAGCTCTCAGGCGCGGCAGCCTCAAAGGCGGGCTTCGACCCGGTTGCCAGGATTCAGGCCGGGTTCGAGCATTTCAAGAAGGAGAATTACGA GAAAAATCCTGCTTTGTACGAGGAACTGTCCAAAACCCAAAGTCCAAAG TTTTTGGTATTTGCTTGCTCTGATTCGCGAGTATGCCCTTCGCACATATTGAATTTCCAACCTGGTGAGGCTTTTATGGTGCGAAACATTGCTAGCATGGTTCCACCCTATGATCAG AAGAAATATTCAGGGATGGGGGCTGCAATTGAATACGCAGTGATTCATCTGAAG GTGGAGAATATATTAGTGATTGGACACAGCTGTTGTGGAGGGATAAAGGGCCTCATGTCCATCCCTGATGATGGGACCATGCAAAG TGATTTCATAGAAGAGTGGGTGAACATCTGTAAGGTGGCTAAGGCGAAGGTGCGGACCGAATGTAAAGACTTGGATTTCGGCGAACAATGCACTCATCTGGAGAAG GAGGCAGTGAATGTGTCTCTGGGGAACCTATTAACATATCCCTTTGTGAGGGAAGGTGTGGTGAAAAAAACTCTGTCGCTTATGGGAGGCCACTACGACTTTGTCAACTGCGCATTCGAGCTCTGGAATCTCGACTTCAACCTCTCCCCTTCTCTCTCACTATGA